The following are encoded together in the Candidatus Tanganyikabacteria bacterium genome:
- a CDS encoding 50S ribosome-binding GTPase — translation MARQKFERTKPHVNIGTIGHVDHGKTTLTAAITMSLAAIGKAQAKRYDEIDAAPEEKARGITINTAHVEYETESRHYAHVDCPGHADYVKNMITGAAQMDGAILVVSAADG, via the coding sequence ATGGCCAGGCAGAAATTCGAGCGCACCAAGCCGCACGTCAACATCGGCACCATCGGTCACGTGGACCACGGCAAGACCACCCTGACGGCAGCCATCACCATGTCGCTCGCGGCGATCGGCAAGGCCCAGGCCAAGCGCTACGACGAAATTGACGCGGCGCCCGAGGAGAAGGCACGCGGCATCACGATCAACACGGCGCACGTGGAGTACGAGACCGAGAGTCGCCACTATGCCCACGTCGACTGCCCCGGCCACGCCGACTACGTCAAGAACATGATCACCGGCGCGGCCCAGATGGACGGCGCCATCCTGGTCGTGTCGGCCGCCGACGGC